Proteins from a genomic interval of Chitinophagales bacterium:
- a CDS encoding DinB family protein, whose product MSKLITMSLFTEFILQSIEYIHLNLPRIHKCLSEISEEDLWKRPNEHSNSIGNLIVHLCGNITQYIHSGLGGEPDIRERDLEFNRTGGLSKAQIYTKIEAVTDFAIKILKDLTEEDILRVHKVQGFEMSGVAIIVHVTEHFSYHTGQITFYTKLLTDKDMGYYEGQDLNVTGE is encoded by the coding sequence ATGTCTAAATTAATCACCATGTCACTTTTCACCGAATTTATCCTTCAATCTATAGAATACATCCACCTCAATTTACCTCGCATTCACAAGTGTCTGAGCGAAATATCAGAAGAGGACCTTTGGAAACGCCCCAATGAACATTCTAACAGCATCGGAAATTTAATCGTGCATTTGTGTGGAAACATCACCCAATACATTCATTCTGGTTTGGGAGGAGAACCAGATATTAGAGAACGAGACTTGGAATTTAACCGTACAGGAGGCTTGAGCAAAGCACAGATTTACACCAAAATTGAAGCAGTTACGGATTTCGCCATCAAAATTTTGAAGGATTTAACGGAAGAAGATATATTGAGGGTACACAAAGTTCAAGGCTTTGAAATGTCAGGAGTAGCCATTATTGTCCATGTTACCGAACACTTTTCTTACCATACTGGGCAAATTACTTTCTACACCAAGTTGCTGACCGACAAAGATATGGGTTATTACGAAGGACAGGATTTGAATGTAACGGGCGAGTAA
- a CDS encoding undecaprenyl-diphosphate phosphatase, protein MSIIEAIILGILQGLTEFLPVSSSGHIELGKALLGVEGANDATFTIIVHGATVLSIIVVFWKTIWGLIQGLFRFQWDTETQYIAKLAVSMIPVGLVGLFFEDQINALFEGRIVMVGCFLILTGGILFLTKLERKETKEVGFKDALIIGLTQAVAILPGISRSGTTISTALALGISRTAATKFSFLMVLAPILGATILKVKDLTEDTGLSQDTAMMPYIAGFVAAFLAGVIACNWMIALVNKGKIIYFSFYCFIVGAIAIGYGLFFL, encoded by the coding sequence ATGTCAATAATTGAAGCCATTATTTTAGGAATTTTGCAGGGATTGACCGAATTTTTGCCTGTCAGCAGCAGTGGTCATATCGAATTGGGAAAAGCATTGTTAGGAGTAGAAGGGGCGAATGATGCAACTTTTACCATCATTGTGCATGGTGCTACGGTGTTGAGTATCATTGTTGTATTTTGGAAAACGATATGGGGACTCATTCAAGGACTTTTTCGCTTTCAATGGGATACCGAAACCCAATACATTGCCAAATTAGCCGTTTCGATGATTCCTGTTGGATTGGTTGGTTTATTTTTTGAAGATCAAATCAATGCACTGTTTGAAGGGCGAATCGTAATGGTCGGTTGTTTTTTAATCCTTACAGGAGGCATTTTATTTCTCACCAAACTCGAAAGGAAAGAAACCAAAGAAGTGGGATTCAAAGATGCTTTGATTATCGGTTTGACACAAGCTGTTGCCATTCTTCCTGGTATCTCTCGCTCAGGAACAACTATTTCTACGGCATTGGCATTGGGAATCAGCCGAACAGCAGCTACCAAGTTTTCTTTCTTGATGGTATTGGCTCCAATATTGGGGGCAACTATTTTGAAGGTCAAAGATTTGACGGAAGATACGGGGTTAAGTCAAGATACTGCGATGATGCCTTATATTGCAGGTTTTGTAGCTGCTTTTTTAGCTGGAGTGATTGCCTGTAATTGGATGATAGCTTTGGTGAACAAAGGTAAGATTATCTACTTCTCCTTTTACTGTTTTATTGTAGGTGCAATAGCCATAGGATATGGATTGTTTTTTCTCTGA
- a CDS encoding DUF3098 domain-containing protein: MSLPNKMLFGRKNYIYVLIGIGLILVGFMLMNVGPSENPMENYDVDKIYGVRATIIAPIVILSGFAMQVIAIFLKPEETPTDS, encoded by the coding sequence ATGAGTCTCCCCAACAAAATGTTATTTGGAAGGAAAAATTATATTTATGTACTTATTGGCATAGGACTAATTTTGGTTGGATTTATGTTGATGAATGTCGGGCCTTCTGAAAATCCAATGGAAAACTACGATGTGGACAAAATATATGGTGTGCGGGCAACGATAATTGCTCCTATTGTGATTTTGTCAGGTTTTGCGATGCAGGTCATTGCCATTTTTCTCAAACCTGAGGAAACTCCAACCGATTCTTAA